A region of Myxococcus stipitatus DSM 14675 DNA encodes the following proteins:
- the tssA gene encoding type VI secretion system protein TssA has protein sequence MAVTLEQLKEQAKQWIEPVSADAPAGKAAKADPAYLEVLAEMAKLESVTGGTIDWNQVQSSSGKVLQSTSKDLRIATYLAHCLYQTQGIDGLATGLVVVSEILDRYWPTLFPELARMRGRSNVMTWLVERTAAHLPSLQVTASDRPRVEALEVAAKRLSEVSKQKFEANGPAMRPLMESVQRLMASLPAEAPPPPPAPVAAAAPAAPKPAPAPVAAPPPPPVAAATAPAPAPIPAQAMPAVGSLASADAAVDFLRQTGTALVSAAGVVRGASPVDPLSYRLLRIGLYLHLAQPPPADASGKTSIPVPPENLRANLERMAANARWAPLLEESEGTLTQHRFFLDLHYLSAKALGELGHTAARQALVAELASWLKRMPTVPGLLFGDGTPVASPETRAWLESVVAPPVSPSAPPSFSGAETEKGDTAAEVLAEARKLVSGGNAAGAVNLLQEQVGAAGTGRKRFQARLTLAKLCAAAGQTHVARALYEVLDRESLERGLDTWEPKLSAECLEGWLALSRPPPKSPEALVSDFTARYHRLCLLEPSAALKVAP, from the coding sequence ATGGCGGTGACGCTGGAGCAGTTGAAGGAACAGGCGAAGCAGTGGATCGAGCCCGTGTCGGCGGACGCACCCGCGGGCAAGGCGGCCAAGGCCGACCCCGCCTATCTGGAAGTGCTGGCCGAGATGGCCAAGCTCGAGTCCGTCACCGGTGGGACCATCGACTGGAACCAGGTCCAGAGCTCCAGCGGCAAGGTGCTCCAGTCCACGTCGAAGGACCTGCGCATCGCCACCTATCTGGCGCACTGCCTCTACCAGACGCAGGGCATCGACGGGCTCGCGACCGGCCTCGTGGTCGTCTCCGAGATCCTGGACCGCTACTGGCCCACGCTCTTCCCCGAGCTGGCGCGCATGCGGGGTCGCTCCAACGTGATGACGTGGCTGGTGGAGCGCACCGCGGCCCATCTCCCGTCGCTGCAAGTCACTGCGAGCGACCGCCCGCGAGTGGAGGCACTCGAGGTCGCCGCCAAGCGCCTGTCGGAGGTGTCGAAGCAGAAGTTCGAGGCCAATGGGCCCGCGATGCGGCCGTTGATGGAGAGCGTCCAGCGGCTGATGGCCTCGCTGCCGGCGGAGGCACCTCCTCCGCCTCCCGCGCCCGTGGCCGCCGCTGCTCCCGCCGCGCCCAAGCCCGCACCGGCGCCTGTCGCCGCGCCACCGCCTCCTCCGGTGGCCGCCGCGACGGCGCCCGCGCCCGCGCCCATCCCCGCGCAGGCCATGCCCGCGGTGGGCTCCTTGGCGAGCGCGGACGCGGCGGTCGACTTCCTCCGGCAGACGGGCACCGCGCTGGTCAGCGCCGCCGGAGTGGTTCGCGGTGCGTCGCCCGTGGACCCGCTGTCCTACCGGCTGCTGCGCATCGGGCTCTATCTCCACCTGGCCCAACCTCCGCCGGCGGATGCCAGTGGCAAGACGAGCATCCCCGTGCCGCCGGAGAACCTGCGTGCGAACCTGGAGCGCATGGCGGCCAACGCCCGCTGGGCACCGCTGCTGGAGGAGTCCGAGGGGACCCTCACCCAGCATCGCTTCTTCCTGGACCTGCACTACCTGAGCGCGAAGGCGTTGGGGGAGCTGGGGCACACCGCGGCACGTCAGGCATTGGTGGCGGAGCTCGCCTCCTGGCTGAAGCGGATGCCCACGGTGCCAGGACTTCTCTTCGGCGACGGCACCCCCGTCGCCTCACCCGAGACGCGCGCCTGGCTGGAGTCCGTCGTCGCGCCGCCGGTGTCGCCTTCCGCGCCACCCTCTTTCTCAGGGGCAGAGACAGAAAAGGGAGACACCGCGGCGGAGGTCCTCGCCGAGGCGCGCAAGCTGGTGTCAGGCGGCAACGCTGCGGGCGCGGTGAACCTTCTCCAGGAGCAGGTGGGTGCTGCGGGCACGGGTCGAAAGCGATTCCAGGCCCGACTCACCCTCGCGAAGCTCTGCGCCGCGGCGGGCCAGACCCACGTGGCGCGTGCCCTCTACGAGGTCCTCGACCGCGAGTCGTTGGAGCGCGGGCTGGATACGTGGGAACCGAAGCTGTCGGCGGAGTGTCTGGAAGGATGGCTTGCCCTCTCACGTCCTCCGCCAAAGTCACCCGAGGCGCTGGTGTCTGACTTCACCGCCCGTTATCATCGGCTCTGTCTGCTTGAGCCGAGTGCCGCGCTGAAGGTGGCGCCCTAA
- the tssJ gene encoding type VI secretion system lipoprotein TssJ: MPVCGGGFGPRARSCVWSCLGTVLLSSLVVGACAHTPPAPTTCEQPPPFVLHLDASTRLNADDVGRSLPTNVQVFQLKGSRRMEAADFQDLWQRPKEVLEEDLLAMDEFTLEPGQQLTREVSRTSGASYLAVVGVFRRPAGQVWRAVERLPQVKPEDCDPAKKTAARDASMRFLIEDYRVEARSSEARR, from the coding sequence ATGCCGGTTTGTGGGGGGGGCTTCGGCCCACGGGCGCGGAGTTGCGTCTGGTCTTGTCTGGGTACGGTCCTGCTCTCGAGTCTGGTCGTTGGGGCGTGCGCGCACACCCCTCCCGCGCCGACGACTTGCGAGCAGCCTCCTCCTTTTGTCCTGCATCTCGACGCGAGCACGCGCCTCAACGCGGATGACGTGGGCCGCTCGCTCCCGACGAACGTCCAGGTCTTCCAGCTCAAAGGCTCTCGCCGCATGGAGGCCGCCGACTTCCAGGACCTCTGGCAGCGTCCCAAGGAGGTGCTGGAGGAGGACTTGCTGGCCATGGATGAGTTCACCCTCGAGCCAGGCCAGCAATTGACGCGTGAAGTCAGTCGGACTTCAGGTGCGAGCTACCTTGCCGTGGTGGGGGTGTTCAGGCGCCCCGCCGGACAGGTGTGGCGGGCCGTGGAGCGGCTGCCCCAGGTGAAGCCAGAGGACTGCGATCCCGCGAAGAAGACCGCCGCGCGTGACGCGTCGATGCGCTTCCTCATCGAGGACTACCGTGTCGAGGCCCGCTCGAGCGAGGCTCGCAGATGA
- a CDS encoding DotU family type IV/VI secretion system protein: MDRINSITQESFGALLQLRQFGDNALPAAELVHRQLRTFFDRMLKRANELGFGQQDAQEIAYPIVALADELALARADSFREYWLANLLQFHYFRENRAGDGFFTRLEEVRKDLQRTEILRVYYLCLLFGFKGRFRVRGGELELMQLTEALQRELSKTYKFDTELLSPRGERPPDSAVSAKRTLPLLAISGAAVVFALLVYTGLRIGLSSSVSSLIEEVTTSSTQQQP; the protein is encoded by the coding sequence ATGGACAGAATCAATTCCATCACGCAGGAGAGCTTCGGGGCGTTGCTCCAGCTCCGGCAGTTCGGGGACAATGCGCTGCCCGCGGCGGAGCTCGTGCACCGCCAGCTGCGCACGTTCTTCGACCGCATGCTCAAGCGCGCCAACGAGCTGGGCTTCGGCCAGCAGGACGCGCAGGAGATTGCCTACCCCATCGTCGCGCTCGCGGATGAGCTGGCCCTGGCTCGCGCGGACTCGTTTCGAGAGTACTGGCTCGCCAACCTCCTCCAGTTCCACTACTTCCGGGAGAACCGCGCGGGCGACGGCTTCTTCACGCGCCTGGAAGAGGTTCGCAAGGACCTGCAGCGCACGGAGATCCTCCGCGTCTACTACCTCTGCCTCCTCTTCGGCTTCAAAGGCCGCTTCCGGGTGCGCGGTGGAGAGCTGGAGCTGATGCAGCTCACGGAGGCGCTCCAGCGCGAGCTGTCCAAGACGTACAAGTTCGACACGGAGCTGCTCTCGCCTCGGGGCGAGCGGCCTCCGGACAGCGCGGTGAGCGCCAAGCGGACGTTGCCGCTGCTGGCCATCTCCGGCGCGGCGGTGGTCTTCGCGCTGTTGGTCTACACGGGCCTGCGCATTGGCCTGTCCAGCAGCGTCTCCTCCCTCATCGAGGAGGTCACCACCTCCTCCACGCAGCAGCAGCCTTAG
- the tssM gene encoding type VI secretion system membrane subunit TssM, protein MLALTVLIAVFIVLVWTAVLLLSLPLWGAIVPTVLLVFIIVAAYLFQRHQASKAARDIERELGVQADAQLQNVRPDQQEEIQAMQAEFSKALQSLKSSKLARARQGKDALSVLPWYMIIGPPGSGKSTALRNSGIQFPYLSSRGGGVKGVGGTRNCEWWLTNEGVILDTAGRYTTEDDDREEWLSFLDMLKRNRPRKPVNGLVVAVSVGDLIGIDEEQSVQLAQTIRERVDEVMERLKMIVPVYVMFTKCDLLAGFVDIFGDLPKTERGQIWGFTVRPEDARDAIGETFAARFDELAEVVEQRCIVRIGAERHPETRERIFRFPQQFEGLRSNLIEFTQALFAENVYADTPVMRGVYFTSGTQEGSPIDRVMNAMADAFGIRRTTTPDGGRPAVEARSYFLRDMFAEVVFPDQNLAMMSSAEVLRQKRIQLGYAGGCLAVALLILLFPTMSFVKNRRFIQTTMVMAQALKLQEAGATGAGPMVDAMLPMRQQIDKLLEWEQEGPPAGMRLGLYRGDELIAPLGAFYGATVRRVLIDPVLTSDLKEMKTWVEAQRQGDETPTGREYARYFDRLKLHLLLSGPRTAREPELGDGVRSWLVKSLTERWGRKPGFTDSAHRTTQMSNHVDSFVKLLAQDSTNLAFTRNDKVVRDVRVILDRLPFSTLALEQLIADVGREGYDITISSVLGSTTQHIKGDGRVRGAFTRKGWETVVSAKLEHPLQGADIWVLDKDTNATNELELERQERILRSAYYEQYILEWKAFLSSLRVQPPTNTTEALALLEDLTRGEPPPLARLFKAVDYNVSLGAEEIDTSAVEDGVLKKLKGKLGAGATAVEKGVRFASEKVAGGEDSEVEYFTEQSVKPSFKGLTDFGAPPKRAKGPDAPPPESIPLDLYQEQLQFLRDAQRAAMESQDESAAMMARVQTARVSVQSLIKAQEVGWRPRIEALLWPPIEAISELTLKEAGGKASDQWCSEVATAFNQKLAGHYPFNRNGQDSAVADVGDFFRPESGTLWGFYSGVLKSHVEQSGSRFKFVTRAGRAGGSLYYGSVLTFLSRSREISESLFAPRDAEPGVKFTFHIRPSPKLASIRFTVDGQTVDYNNGPEEWHQFEWPGKGGKSVGASIRVRNNRGQPETVEQEGEWGLFRLLEEGTARVEGGARVFSVTWALPSSETEVVIDFKPSRSASPFFGVTAGRNAKLMQPFRMPGVQPPRVIAKGGSGCSG, encoded by the coding sequence ATGCTGGCTCTCACCGTGCTCATCGCGGTCTTCATCGTCCTGGTGTGGACCGCCGTCCTGTTGCTCAGCCTGCCGCTGTGGGGCGCCATCGTCCCCACCGTGTTGCTGGTGTTCATCATCGTCGCCGCCTACCTGTTCCAGCGCCACCAGGCGTCCAAGGCGGCGCGCGACATCGAGCGGGAGCTCGGCGTGCAGGCGGACGCCCAGCTCCAGAATGTCCGGCCGGATCAGCAGGAAGAGATCCAGGCCATGCAGGCCGAGTTCTCCAAGGCGCTCCAGTCGCTCAAGTCCTCCAAGCTGGCGCGTGCGCGGCAGGGCAAGGACGCGCTGTCGGTGCTGCCCTGGTACATGATCATCGGGCCGCCGGGCTCCGGGAAGAGCACCGCGCTGCGCAACTCGGGCATCCAGTTCCCGTACCTGTCCTCGCGCGGCGGCGGCGTGAAGGGCGTCGGCGGTACGCGCAACTGCGAGTGGTGGCTGACCAACGAGGGCGTCATCCTCGACACGGCGGGCCGCTACACCACCGAGGATGATGACCGCGAGGAGTGGCTGAGCTTCCTCGACATGCTCAAGCGCAACCGTCCGCGCAAGCCCGTCAACGGGCTGGTGGTGGCGGTGAGCGTGGGAGACCTCATCGGCATCGACGAGGAGCAGTCGGTGCAGCTCGCGCAGACCATCCGCGAGCGCGTGGACGAGGTGATGGAGCGATTGAAGATGATCGTTCCGGTCTACGTGATGTTCACCAAGTGCGACCTGCTCGCGGGCTTCGTGGACATCTTCGGAGACCTGCCGAAGACGGAGCGCGGGCAGATCTGGGGCTTCACGGTGAGGCCGGAGGATGCCCGGGACGCCATCGGTGAGACGTTCGCCGCGCGCTTCGACGAGCTGGCCGAGGTGGTGGAGCAGCGCTGCATCGTGCGCATCGGCGCGGAGCGCCACCCGGAGACGCGCGAGCGCATCTTCCGCTTCCCGCAGCAGTTCGAGGGGCTGCGCTCGAACCTCATCGAGTTCACGCAGGCGCTCTTCGCGGAGAACGTCTACGCGGACACGCCGGTGATGCGCGGCGTGTACTTCACGAGCGGCACGCAGGAAGGCAGCCCCATCGACCGCGTGATGAACGCGATGGCGGACGCCTTCGGCATCCGGCGCACCACCACGCCCGACGGTGGCCGTCCGGCGGTGGAGGCGCGCAGCTACTTCCTGCGGGACATGTTCGCGGAGGTGGTCTTCCCCGACCAGAACCTCGCGATGATGAGCTCGGCGGAGGTGTTGCGGCAGAAGCGCATCCAGCTCGGCTATGCGGGAGGCTGCCTCGCGGTCGCGCTGCTCATCCTGTTGTTCCCCACGATGTCCTTCGTCAAGAACCGGCGCTTCATCCAGACGACGATGGTGATGGCGCAGGCGCTCAAGCTGCAGGAGGCGGGAGCGACGGGCGCGGGGCCCATGGTGGACGCGATGCTCCCCATGCGGCAGCAGATCGACAAGCTGCTGGAGTGGGAGCAGGAGGGGCCGCCCGCGGGGATGCGCCTGGGCCTGTATCGCGGGGACGAGCTCATCGCGCCGCTGGGCGCGTTCTACGGCGCCACCGTGCGGCGCGTGCTCATCGACCCGGTGCTGACCTCGGACCTGAAGGAGATGAAGACCTGGGTCGAGGCCCAGCGGCAGGGGGACGAGACGCCGACGGGCCGCGAGTACGCGCGCTACTTCGACCGGCTGAAGCTGCACCTGCTGCTCTCGGGGCCGCGCACGGCCCGTGAGCCGGAGCTGGGGGATGGCGTGCGCTCCTGGCTGGTGAAGAGCCTGACGGAGCGCTGGGGCCGCAAGCCTGGGTTCACCGACAGCGCCCACCGCACGACGCAGATGTCCAACCACGTCGACTCGTTCGTGAAGCTGCTGGCGCAGGACTCGACCAACCTGGCCTTCACGCGCAACGACAAGGTGGTCCGCGACGTCCGCGTCATCCTGGACCGGCTGCCCTTCTCCACCCTGGCGCTGGAGCAGCTCATCGCCGACGTGGGGCGTGAGGGCTACGACATCACCATCTCCTCCGTGCTGGGCAGCACCACCCAGCACATCAAGGGCGATGGACGGGTGAGGGGCGCCTTCACGCGCAAGGGGTGGGAGACCGTGGTGTCCGCGAAGCTGGAGCACCCGCTCCAAGGCGCCGACATCTGGGTGTTGGACAAGGACACCAACGCCACCAATGAGCTGGAGCTGGAGCGGCAGGAGCGCATCCTGCGGTCGGCGTACTACGAGCAGTACATCCTGGAGTGGAAGGCGTTCCTCTCCAGCCTCAGGGTCCAGCCGCCGACCAACACCACGGAAGCGCTGGCCTTGTTGGAGGACCTGACTCGCGGAGAGCCTCCGCCCCTGGCGCGGCTCTTCAAGGCCGTCGACTACAACGTCAGCCTGGGCGCGGAGGAGATTGATACGTCCGCCGTCGAGGATGGGGTTCTCAAGAAGCTCAAGGGGAAGCTGGGGGCCGGTGCTACGGCCGTCGAGAAGGGCGTCCGCTTCGCCAGCGAGAAGGTCGCGGGAGGCGAGGATTCGGAGGTGGAGTACTTCACGGAGCAGAGCGTGAAGCCCAGCTTCAAGGGGCTGACCGACTTCGGCGCCCCGCCGAAGCGAGCGAAGGGGCCTGACGCGCCGCCGCCCGAGTCCATCCCGCTGGACCTCTACCAGGAACAGCTCCAGTTCCTTCGCGACGCACAGCGCGCCGCGATGGAGAGCCAGGATGAATCCGCTGCGATGATGGCCCGCGTCCAGACGGCGCGCGTCAGCGTCCAGTCGCTCATCAAGGCGCAGGAGGTCGGCTGGCGTCCGCGCATCGAGGCGCTCTTGTGGCCGCCCATCGAGGCCATCTCCGAGCTGACCCTCAAGGAGGCGGGAGGGAAGGCGAGCGACCAGTGGTGCAGCGAGGTCGCCACCGCGTTCAATCAGAAGCTCGCGGGGCACTACCCCTTCAATCGCAATGGCCAGGACTCGGCGGTCGCCGACGTGGGTGACTTCTTCCGGCCGGAGTCGGGAACCCTCTGGGGCTTCTACAGCGGCGTCCTGAAGAGCCATGTCGAGCAGTCGGGGAGTCGCTTCAAGTTCGTCACCCGAGCCGGCCGCGCGGGCGGCAGCCTGTACTACGGCTCCGTGCTGACGTTCCTCTCGCGCTCGCGGGAGATCTCCGAGTCCCTCTTCGCGCCTCGGGATGCTGAGCCCGGCGTGAAGTTCACCTTCCACATCCGGCCTTCGCCGAAGCTCGCGTCCATCCGCTTCACCGTGGATGGGCAGACGGTCGACTACAACAACGGTCCGGAGGAGTGGCACCAGTTCGAGTGGCCCGGGAAGGGTGGCAAGTCGGTGGGCGCGTCCATCCGGGTGCGCAACAACCGGGGCCAGCCCGAGACCGTCGAACAGGAAGGCGAGTGGGGGCTGTTCCGCTTGCTGGAAGAGGGCACGGCCCGGGTAGAGGGTGGAGCGCGGGTGTTCTCGGTGACGTGGGCGCTTCCGTCCTCGGAGACGGAGGTGGTCATCGACTTCAAGCCGTCGCGCAGCGCCTCGCCGTTCTTCGGTGTCACCGCGGGCCGCAACGCCAAGCTCATGCAGCCGTTCCGCATGCCGGGCGTTCAGCCTCCACGCGTCATCGCCAAGGGAGGCTCGGGATGCTCGGGGTAA
- the tagF gene encoding type VI secretion system-associated protein TagF, translating to MLGVMGRNQVALLGKAPCQGDFIRWNAADPVSQAFHRWLEESHEAVRRANTQLSSLPTGFVFTVPGARQVLVGTLATSTDKVGRVFPLAVYVTIDAAGAAEHFASLPDSFRPFLAAGSQLLADAATLSVADLEARVSGLAAVSSGDSMGAEAQKRRVLGSPVAPLVQQFQADGAPAGAQYYAFNTFVKACQAEQGKEPSKPGVTLECPFPEVLGPYGWLELARRQLRWRSLPPAMFWHLGPAPRLFLAIGTPGPAVLMHLAKPGHSSMKVWPLHTKQASAIESARNALSPPRRQVLEDANATVESFLSAFGT from the coding sequence ATGCTCGGGGTAATGGGGCGCAACCAGGTTGCGTTATTGGGCAAGGCTCCGTGCCAGGGAGACTTCATCCGCTGGAACGCGGCGGACCCCGTGTCGCAGGCCTTCCATCGCTGGCTGGAGGAGTCGCACGAGGCGGTGCGCCGAGCCAACACCCAGCTGTCCTCGTTGCCCACGGGCTTCGTGTTCACCGTGCCCGGAGCCCGTCAGGTGCTCGTGGGGACGCTGGCGACGAGCACCGACAAGGTCGGGCGCGTCTTCCCGCTCGCCGTCTACGTGACCATTGACGCGGCGGGCGCGGCGGAGCACTTCGCGTCGCTGCCCGACAGCTTCAGGCCCTTCCTCGCGGCGGGGAGCCAACTGCTGGCGGACGCGGCGACGCTCTCCGTGGCGGACCTGGAGGCGCGGGTGTCGGGACTCGCGGCCGTGTCCTCGGGTGACTCGATGGGCGCGGAGGCGCAGAAGCGCCGCGTCCTGGGCAGCCCCGTCGCGCCGCTGGTCCAGCAGTTCCAGGCCGACGGTGCGCCCGCGGGCGCGCAGTACTACGCGTTCAACACCTTCGTGAAGGCGTGCCAGGCGGAGCAGGGCAAGGAGCCCTCGAAGCCGGGCGTGACGCTGGAGTGTCCCTTCCCGGAGGTGCTCGGGCCCTACGGCTGGTTGGAGCTGGCCCGGCGACAGCTCCGGTGGCGCTCGCTACCTCCGGCGATGTTCTGGCACCTGGGCCCCGCGCCCCGGCTCTTCCTGGCCATCGGGACGCCCGGCCCCGCGGTGCTCATGCACCTGGCGAAGCCGGGTCACTCGAGCATGAAGGTCTGGCCGCTCCACACGAAGCAGGCCTCCGCCATCGAGAGCGCACGCAACGCGCTCTCGCCACCGCGGAGACAGGTGCTCGAGGACGCGAACGCCACGGTCGAGTCCTTCTTGAGCGCCTTCGGGACGTGA
- the tssK gene encoding type VI secretion system baseplate subunit TssK translates to MKTPQRVVWSEGMFMNPQHLQQADLYHEGLLAARLGALTPYDWGVVEQEVDEKALAAGQFQLLRFVGILPDGLPLSFERGQPEAPQTRPIEEHFSANKRSLDVFLGVAREREGISSYGATEESTTSPRFSLVNRSVPDLAAAESVVPVSFAQRNLKLLFGTEPREDYDVIKIAELVRDRTGAAALASNYIPPCLRISASPYVLDRLRQILKAMQGKQRELAEGRRHRDATAMEFSAGDVTKYLQLSALNGLIPQVAHVVEVADLNPQMVYLLLCQAAGQLSTFSAEADPGDLPKFQYNNLRATFDGLFQLLQKLLDVVAIEQCITVQLESRKDGMHLGRLEDERFLKAAQFILAVRSDLPEAEVAKSLPNLSKIASFVEIRDIIKAAAPGVPVEVTFRPPAEVPVKPGVVYFSLESGDPYWKNVITEQNVAIYLPRPFEPSKTKLELLAVPRQGSNGNGGGSSAKKSAVSR, encoded by the coding sequence ATGAAGACGCCCCAACGTGTTGTCTGGTCCGAGGGGATGTTCATGAATCCCCAGCACCTGCAGCAGGCGGACCTCTACCACGAGGGGTTGCTCGCGGCCCGGCTCGGCGCCCTGACGCCGTATGACTGGGGCGTGGTGGAGCAGGAGGTGGATGAGAAGGCGCTCGCGGCCGGCCAGTTCCAGCTCCTGCGCTTCGTGGGCATCCTGCCGGACGGGCTGCCACTGTCCTTCGAGCGCGGCCAGCCCGAGGCCCCGCAGACGCGGCCCATCGAGGAGCACTTCAGCGCGAACAAGCGCTCGCTGGACGTGTTCCTGGGCGTGGCGCGTGAGCGGGAGGGCATCTCCAGCTACGGCGCGACCGAGGAGTCCACGACGTCGCCGCGCTTCTCCCTGGTGAACCGCTCCGTGCCGGACCTGGCGGCGGCGGAGTCCGTGGTGCCGGTGTCCTTCGCGCAGCGCAACCTCAAGCTGCTCTTCGGCACGGAGCCGCGCGAGGACTACGACGTCATCAAGATCGCCGAGCTGGTGCGGGACAGGACGGGCGCCGCGGCGCTCGCCAGCAACTACATCCCGCCGTGCCTGCGCATCTCCGCGTCGCCGTACGTGTTGGACCGGCTGCGGCAGATCCTCAAGGCGATGCAGGGCAAGCAGCGCGAGCTGGCGGAGGGCCGCCGTCACCGCGACGCCACGGCGATGGAGTTCTCGGCCGGGGATGTGACCAAGTACCTCCAGCTCAGCGCGCTCAACGGCCTCATCCCGCAGGTGGCCCACGTGGTGGAGGTCGCGGACCTCAACCCGCAGATGGTCTACCTGCTGCTGTGCCAGGCCGCCGGACAGCTCTCCACGTTCTCCGCGGAGGCGGACCCGGGAGACCTGCCCAAGTTCCAGTACAACAACCTGCGCGCCACCTTCGACGGCCTCTTCCAGCTGCTCCAGAAGCTGCTGGACGTCGTGGCCATCGAGCAGTGCATCACCGTGCAGCTGGAGTCCCGCAAGGACGGCATGCACCTGGGCCGGCTCGAGGACGAGCGCTTCCTCAAGGCCGCGCAGTTCATCCTCGCGGTGCGCAGCGACCTGCCGGAGGCGGAGGTCGCCAAGAGCCTGCCGAACCTCTCGAAGATCGCCAGCTTCGTGGAGATTCGCGACATCATCAAAGCCGCCGCGCCGGGCGTGCCGGTGGAGGTGACGTTCCGCCCTCCCGCCGAGGTGCCGGTGAAGCCGGGCGTCGTGTACTTCTCGCTCGAGAGCGGCGACCCCTACTGGAAGAACGTCATCACCGAGCAGAACGTGGCCATCTACCTGCCGCGTCCGTTCGAGCCGTCGAAGACGAAGCTGGAGCTGCTCGCGGTTCCCCGGCAGGGCAGCAACGGGAACGGTGGCGGGAGTTCGGCGAAGAAGAGCGCTGTCAGTCGTTAG
- the fabD gene encoding ACP S-malonyltransferase — MDDTSRSGGAGERWAWLFPGQGSQKVGMGRRMRERSVAARRVFEEASEAIGVDLAKLCLEGPLETLTATQNAQPAIVTVSVACLAELQELGLEPPQVVGHSVGEFSALVAAGCLPLAEAVRAVRKRGQLMASVTTPGGMVAVMGLDAARVEALCQEVARDAVAVVAIHNSPQQFVLSGDVRALERFKDLALAAGAKDCVMLEVSHAFHSPLMAQIHEDWRAEVARLRLRMPRCPVILSTTAKSVQTLVCIRRSLVEQLTAPVLWMQCVRNLASLGVTRVLEVGDSKVVSSLARRTVPTLQTLTFLDPSILNDLAPVKG; from the coding sequence ATGGACGACACATCGCGGAGTGGTGGGGCAGGGGAGCGTTGGGCGTGGCTCTTCCCTGGACAGGGTTCGCAGAAGGTGGGCATGGGGCGGCGGATGCGGGAGCGCTCCGTCGCGGCCCGACGCGTCTTCGAGGAGGCCTCGGAGGCCATCGGCGTCGACCTCGCGAAGCTCTGCCTGGAGGGGCCGCTCGAGACGCTGACCGCGACGCAGAACGCACAGCCCGCCATCGTGACGGTGAGCGTGGCGTGCCTCGCGGAGCTCCAGGAGTTGGGGCTCGAGCCACCCCAGGTCGTGGGGCACAGCGTGGGTGAGTTCTCGGCCCTGGTGGCCGCAGGATGCCTGCCGCTGGCGGAGGCGGTCCGCGCGGTGCGCAAGCGCGGCCAGCTCATGGCGAGCGTGACGACCCCAGGCGGCATGGTGGCCGTCATGGGCCTGGACGCGGCGCGGGTGGAGGCGCTGTGTCAGGAGGTCGCGCGGGACGCCGTGGCCGTCGTGGCCATCCACAACAGCCCCCAGCAGTTCGTGCTCTCCGGAGACGTGCGAGCGCTGGAGCGCTTCAAGGACCTGGCGCTCGCCGCGGGCGCCAAGGACTGCGTGATGCTGGAGGTGAGCCACGCCTTCCACTCACCCTTGATGGCCCAGATTCACGAGGACTGGCGGGCCGAAGTCGCGCGGCTCCGGCTCCGCATGCCCCGGTGCCCGGTGATCCTCAGCACCACGGCGAAGTCAGTCCAGACACTCGTCTGCATCCGCCGCTCCTTGGTGGAGCAGCTCACCGCGCCCGTCTTGTGGATGCAGTGCGTGAGGAATCTCGCCAGCCTCGGCGTGACGCGCGTGCTGGAGGTCGGCGACAGCAAGGTCGTGTCCTCGCTCGCGCGCCGCACCGTGCCAACACTTCAGACGCTGACGTTCCTGGATCCTTCGATCCTCAACGACCTGGCGCCTGTCAAGGGCTAG